Proteins from one Gammaproteobacteria bacterium genomic window:
- a CDS encoding glutaredoxin domain-containing protein — MKRKQLEAFIRKHGLTVILVSFVIWLWTMGPGFDNVRGELAPDNRVVVYTQTTCPPCWRLKLRLAAAGVPYREAVLDKSDAAMREFEDLIRVAKVQGGVGTPTVLVNNTLLLNNPDFADILDQLDYRD; from the coding sequence ATGAAACGAAAGCAGCTGGAAGCATTCATTCGCAAGCACGGGCTCACCGTGATCCTGGTGTCGTTCGTGATCTGGCTCTGGACCATGGGACCCGGTTTCGACAACGTTCGCGGCGAGCTGGCTCCGGACAATCGCGTTGTCGTCTACACGCAGACCACCTGTCCGCCTTGCTGGCGACTGAAGCTGCGACTCGCGGCAGCGGGCGTACCCTACCGCGAAGCAGTGCTCGACAAGAGCGATGCCGCCATGCGTGAATTCGAGGATCTCATCCGGGTGGCGAAGGTGCAGGGCGGCGTTGGCACGCCTACCGTGCTGGTCAACAACACTCTGTTGCTGAACAACCCGGACTTTGCCGACATTCTCGATCAGCTCGATTACCGTGACTGA
- a CDS encoding SRPBCC family protein: protein MKGRLTFTESIDIRVPRAAVWAYFDEPRNLYKWQPSLRDREHVAGNPGRPGAVAKLVYDEGGRKLELTETITLRVEPDALAASYDSGMAMNRMHNRFVALGDEATRWELQAAFEFRGFPWQYIAFLFKGRIAKRLRDDMEHFKEFVESSEGVPPEASSAEEEANSPEQGE, encoded by the coding sequence ATGAAGGGTCGGCTGACGTTTACTGAAAGTATTGATATTCGCGTGCCGCGCGCCGCCGTGTGGGCTTACTTCGACGAGCCCAGGAATCTCTACAAGTGGCAGCCTTCGTTGCGTGACCGCGAGCATGTTGCCGGCAATCCGGGTCGGCCCGGTGCAGTAGCGAAGCTGGTTTACGACGAAGGCGGACGCAAGCTGGAGCTGACCGAGACGATCACTCTTCGTGTCGAGCCGGATGCACTTGCAGCCAGCTACGACAGCGGGATGGCAATGAATCGGATGCACAACCGGTTTGTCGCACTCGGCGACGAGGCGACCCGCTGGGAGCTGCAGGCAGCCTTCGAGTTTCGCGGCTTTCCCTGGCAGTACATTGCGTTTCTCTTCAAGGGCCGCATTGCGAAACGCCTGCGTGATGACATGGAGCACTTCAAGGAATTCGTCGAAAGCTCGGAGGGCGTACCCCCCGAGGCCAGCTCTGCCGAGGAAGAGGCAAACAGCCCGGAGCAGGGCGAGTAA